A window from Peromyscus eremicus chromosome 1, PerEre_H2_v1, whole genome shotgun sequence encodes these proteins:
- the Tmem223 gene encoding transmembrane protein 223, translating into MAAPCRRWVSGLLSVLRSHPVYRPLQNGVPRDVLLFQHERGRFFAILGLFCAGQGIFWTSLAVAALSRPLIRVPAEAPNRGYTDLRSALWRYGLAVGCGTMGALVLGAGLLYSLRSVRSVMLLAGGQQVTLTTYAPFGLGTHFTVPLNQVSCMAHRAEVPAMLPLKIKGRRFYFLLDKAGHFPNTQLFDSTVGAYRSL; encoded by the exons ATGGCGGCGCCCTGCAGGCGGTGGGTCAGCGGGCTGTTGTCTGTACTGCGGTCCCACCCTGTGTACCGGCCTTTGCAAAATGGGGTCCCACGGGATGTGCTGCTTTTCCAGCATGAACGGGGCCGCTTCTTTGCCATCCTTGGACTGTTTTGCGCCGGCCAGGGCATATTCTGGACTTCCCTGGCTGTTGCAGCCTTGTCCCGACCTCTGATCCGGGTTCCTGCGGAGGCTCCAAACCGGGGCTACACGGACCTGCGCTCGGCACTCTGGCGCTACGGGCTAGCTGTTGGTTGCGGCACGATGG GAGCCTTGGTCCTTGGTGCTGGTCTCCTCTACTCTCTCCGATCTGTGCGTTCAGTCATGCTCCTTGCAGGAGGGCAGCAGGTGACGCTTACCACTTATGCCCCCTTTGGCTTGGGAACCCATTTCACAGTTCCTTTGAACCAGGTTTCCTGCATGGCCCACAGAGCTGAAGTTCCTGCCATGTTGCCTCTGAAGATCAAAGGCCGACGCTTTTACTTCCTTTTGGACAAAGCTGGACATTTCCCCAACACTCAACTCTTTGACAGCACTGTGGGTGCCTACCGGAGCCTGTGA
- the Nxf1 gene encoding nuclear RNA export factor 1 isoform X1: MADEGKSYNEHDDRVSFPQRRKKGRGPFRWKCEGNRRSGRGGSGVRSSRFEEDDGDVAMNDPQDGPRVRYNPYANRPNRRGDTWHDRDRIHITVRRDRPPPERAGAGTSQDGTTKNWFKITIPYGKKYDKTWLLSMIQSKCSVPFNPIEFHYENTRAQFFVEDASTASALKAVNYKIHDRENRRISIIINSSAPPHTVQNELKPEQVEQLKLIMSERYDGSQQALDLKGLRSDPGLVAQNIDVVLNRRSCMAATLRIIEENIPELLSLNLSNNRLYKLDDMSSIVQKAPNLKTLNLSGNELKSERELDKIKGLKLEELWLDRNPMCDNFRDQSTYISAIRERFPKLLRLDGHELPPPIAFDVEAPTMLPPCKGSYFGTENLKSLVLHFLQQYYAIYDSGDRQGLLDAYHDGACCSLSIPSTPQNSVRGNLGEYFKDSRNVKKLKDPTLRFRLLKHTRLNVVAFLNELPKTQHDINSFVVDISAQTSTLLCFSVNGVFKEVDGKSRDSLRAFTRTFIAVPASNSGLCIVNDELFVRNASPEEIQRAFAMPAPTPSSSPVPTLSPEQQEMLQAFSTQSGMNLEWSQKCLQDNNWDYTRSAQAFTHLKAKGEIPEVAFMK, encoded by the exons ATGGCGGACGAAGGGAAGTCATACAACG AGCATGATGACCGTGTTAGTTTCcctcagagaagaaagaaaggccgAGGGCCTTTCCGATGGAAGTGTGAGGGGAATCGTCGGTCTGGAAGAGGTGGTTCTGGTGTACGGTCCTCCCGGTTTGAGGAAGATGATGGAGATGTGGCAATGAATGATCCCCAAGATGGCCCCCGAGTAAGATA CAACCCCTATGCCAACCGGCCTAACCGTCGGGGGGATACTTGGCATGATCGAGATCGAATTCATATTACTGTAAGGAGAGACAGACCTCCTCCAGAGAGAGCAGGGGCTGGTACCAGCCAAGATGGGACTACCAAGAACTGGTTCAAGATTACA ATTCCTTATGGCAAAAAGTATGACAAAACGTGGCTTCTGAGCATGATCCAGAGCAAGTGCAGTGTCCCCTTCAACCCCATTGAG ttTCACTATGAAAACACACGGGCCCAGTTTTTTGTGGAAGATGCCAGTACTGCTTCTGCATTAAAGGCTGTAAACTATAAGATTCACGATCGAGAAAACAGAAGG aTATCTATCATCATCAACTCCTCTGCTCCACCTCACACTGTACAGAATGAACTGAAGCCTGAACAAGTAGAGCAGCTCAAG CTGATCATGAGTGAACGATATGATGGCTCCCAACAAGCACTTGACCTCAAGGGCCTCCGCTCAGACCCAG GTTTGGTGGCCCAGAACATTGATGTTGTTCTAAACCGCAGAAGCTGTATGGCGGCCACACTGCGGATCATTGAAGAGAATATTCCCGAG CTACTGTCTTTGAACTTGAGCAACAACAGACTATACAAGCTAGATGATATGTCCAGCATTGTACAGAAAGCACCGAATCTAAAGACCCTAAATCTCTCTGGAAACGAA TTGAAGTCTGAGCGGGAATTAGACAAGATAAAAGGGCTGAAGTTGGAAGAGTTGTGGCTTGACAGAAACCCCATGTGTGATAACTTCCGAGACCAGTCCACCTATATCAG CGCCATTCGCGAACGATTTCCCAAGTTATTACGCCTG GATGGCCATGAGCTACCCCCTCCAATTGCCTTTGATGTTGAAGCCCCCACAATGCTACCACCCTGCAAG GGAAGCTATTTTGGAACAGAGAACCTAAAGAGTTTGGTCCTGCACTTCTTGCAGCA GTACTACGCAATTTATGACTCAGGAGACCGCCAGGGTCTCCTGGATGCCTACCATGATGGCGCCTGTTGTTCGCTAAGCATTCCTTCCACCCCCCAGAACTCTGTCCG AGGCAACTTAGGTGAATACTTCAAAGACAGCAGAAACGTGAAGAAGCTTAAAGATCCCA CCCTGCGATTCCGGCTATTAAAGCATACACGTCTCAACGTTGTTGCCTTCCTCAATGAGTTACCTAAAACTCAACATGACATCAATTCCTTTGTGGTAGACATAAGTGCGCAAACA AGCACGTTGCTGTGTTTTTCTGTCAATGGAGTCTTCAAGGAAG TGGATGGGAAGTCTCGAGATTCGTTACGTGCTTTCACGAGAACGTTCATTGCTGTTCCTGCCAGCAATTCAGG GCTATGTATTGTAAATGATGAATTGTTTGTGCGGAATGCCAGCCCTGAAGAAATCCAAAGAGCCTTCGCCATGCCTGCACCCACACCTTCTTCCAGCCCAGTACCCACGCTCTCCCCAGAACAACAGGAAATGTTGCAAGCATTCTCTACCCAGTCTGGCATGAACCTCGAGTGGTCTCAGAA GTGCCTTCAAGACAATAACTGGGACTACACTAGATCTGCTCAGGCCTTCACTCATCTCAAG GCCAAGGGAGAGATTCCAGAAGTAGCATTTATGAAATGA
- the Nxf1 gene encoding nuclear RNA export factor 1 isoform X2, with the protein MNDPQDGPRVRYNPYANRPNRRGDTWHDRDRIHITVRRDRPPPERAGAGTSQDGTTKNWFKITIPYGKKYDKTWLLSMIQSKCSVPFNPIEFHYENTRAQFFVEDASTASALKAVNYKIHDRENRRISIIINSSAPPHTVQNELKPEQVEQLKLIMSERYDGSQQALDLKGLRSDPGLVAQNIDVVLNRRSCMAATLRIIEENIPELLSLNLSNNRLYKLDDMSSIVQKAPNLKTLNLSGNELKSERELDKIKGLKLEELWLDRNPMCDNFRDQSTYISAIRERFPKLLRLDGHELPPPIAFDVEAPTMLPPCKGSYFGTENLKSLVLHFLQQYYAIYDSGDRQGLLDAYHDGACCSLSIPSTPQNSVRGNLGEYFKDSRNVKKLKDPTLRFRLLKHTRLNVVAFLNELPKTQHDINSFVVDISAQTSTLLCFSVNGVFKEVDGKSRDSLRAFTRTFIAVPASNSGLCIVNDELFVRNASPEEIQRAFAMPAPTPSSSPVPTLSPEQQEMLQAFSTQSGMNLEWSQKCLQDNNWDYTRSAQAFTHLKAKGEIPEVAFMK; encoded by the exons ATGAATGATCCCCAAGATGGCCCCCGAGTAAGATA CAACCCCTATGCCAACCGGCCTAACCGTCGGGGGGATACTTGGCATGATCGAGATCGAATTCATATTACTGTAAGGAGAGACAGACCTCCTCCAGAGAGAGCAGGGGCTGGTACCAGCCAAGATGGGACTACCAAGAACTGGTTCAAGATTACA ATTCCTTATGGCAAAAAGTATGACAAAACGTGGCTTCTGAGCATGATCCAGAGCAAGTGCAGTGTCCCCTTCAACCCCATTGAG ttTCACTATGAAAACACACGGGCCCAGTTTTTTGTGGAAGATGCCAGTACTGCTTCTGCATTAAAGGCTGTAAACTATAAGATTCACGATCGAGAAAACAGAAGG aTATCTATCATCATCAACTCCTCTGCTCCACCTCACACTGTACAGAATGAACTGAAGCCTGAACAAGTAGAGCAGCTCAAG CTGATCATGAGTGAACGATATGATGGCTCCCAACAAGCACTTGACCTCAAGGGCCTCCGCTCAGACCCAG GTTTGGTGGCCCAGAACATTGATGTTGTTCTAAACCGCAGAAGCTGTATGGCGGCCACACTGCGGATCATTGAAGAGAATATTCCCGAG CTACTGTCTTTGAACTTGAGCAACAACAGACTATACAAGCTAGATGATATGTCCAGCATTGTACAGAAAGCACCGAATCTAAAGACCCTAAATCTCTCTGGAAACGAA TTGAAGTCTGAGCGGGAATTAGACAAGATAAAAGGGCTGAAGTTGGAAGAGTTGTGGCTTGACAGAAACCCCATGTGTGATAACTTCCGAGACCAGTCCACCTATATCAG CGCCATTCGCGAACGATTTCCCAAGTTATTACGCCTG GATGGCCATGAGCTACCCCCTCCAATTGCCTTTGATGTTGAAGCCCCCACAATGCTACCACCCTGCAAG GGAAGCTATTTTGGAACAGAGAACCTAAAGAGTTTGGTCCTGCACTTCTTGCAGCA GTACTACGCAATTTATGACTCAGGAGACCGCCAGGGTCTCCTGGATGCCTACCATGATGGCGCCTGTTGTTCGCTAAGCATTCCTTCCACCCCCCAGAACTCTGTCCG AGGCAACTTAGGTGAATACTTCAAAGACAGCAGAAACGTGAAGAAGCTTAAAGATCCCA CCCTGCGATTCCGGCTATTAAAGCATACACGTCTCAACGTTGTTGCCTTCCTCAATGAGTTACCTAAAACTCAACATGACATCAATTCCTTTGTGGTAGACATAAGTGCGCAAACA AGCACGTTGCTGTGTTTTTCTGTCAATGGAGTCTTCAAGGAAG TGGATGGGAAGTCTCGAGATTCGTTACGTGCTTTCACGAGAACGTTCATTGCTGTTCCTGCCAGCAATTCAGG GCTATGTATTGTAAATGATGAATTGTTTGTGCGGAATGCCAGCCCTGAAGAAATCCAAAGAGCCTTCGCCATGCCTGCACCCACACCTTCTTCCAGCCCAGTACCCACGCTCTCCCCAGAACAACAGGAAATGTTGCAAGCATTCTCTACCCAGTCTGGCATGAACCTCGAGTGGTCTCAGAA GTGCCTTCAAGACAATAACTGGGACTACACTAGATCTGCTCAGGCCTTCACTCATCTCAAG GCCAAGGGAGAGATTCCAGAAGTAGCATTTATGAAATGA
- the Taf6l gene encoding TAF6-like RNA polymerase II p300/CBP-associated factor-associated factor 65 kDa subunit 6L translates to MQSSTGAMSEREERRFVEIPRESVRLMAESTGLELSDEVAALLAEDVCYRLREATQNSSQFMKHTKRRKLTVEDFNRALRWSSVEAVCGYGSQEALPLRPAREGELYFPEDREVNLVELALATNIPKGCAETAVRVHVSYLDGKGNLAPQGSVPSAVSSLTDDLLKYYQQVTRAVLGDDPQLMKVALQDLQTNSKIAALLPYFVYVVSGVKSVSHDLEQLHRLLQVARSLMRNPHLCLGPYVRSLVGSVLYCVLEPLAASINPLNDHWTLRDGAALLLSHIFWTHGDLVSGLYQQILLSLQKVLTDPVRPLCSHYGAVVGLHAVGWKAVELVLYPHLPTYWTNLQAVLDDYSVSNAQVKADGHKVYGAILVAVERLLKMKAQAAEPNRCGLGGRGCHRAEDLPWDSLLLQESPPGGGAEAGFGSGLSLPPGGARPEDPSSLTLADIYRELYAFFGDSLATRFGTGQPAPTTPRPPGDKKEPVAAPDSVRKMPQLTASAVVSPQGDESPLGGGPAAAAAAASESRPLPRVHRARGAPRQQGPGAGMRDVFQKSRFAPRGAPHFRFIIAGRQAGRRCRGRLFQTAFPAPYGPSPASRYVQKLPMIGRTGRPARRWALSDYSLYLPL, encoded by the exons ATGCAAAG CTCCACTGGGGCCATGTCAGAGAGAGAAGAGCGGAGGTTTGTGGAGATCCCTCGGGAGTCAGTTCGGCTCATGGCAGAGAGCACAGGGCTGGAGCTGAGTGATGAGGTGGCTGCTCTGCTCGCCGAAGATGTATGCTACCGTCTCAGAGAGGCCACACAG AATAGCTCTCAGTTCATGAAACACACCAAACGGAGGAAGCTGACGGTAGAGGACTTCAACAGGGCTCTCCGGTGGAGCAGTGTGGAG GCTGTGTGTGGCTACGGATCCCAAGAGGCACTGCCCTTGCGCCCCGCAAGGGAGGGCGAGCTCTACTTTCCGGAGGACCGAGAAGTGAACCTGGTGGAGCTGGCACTGGCCACCAACATCCCCAAGGGCTGTGCCGAGACAGCTGTCAGAG TTCATGTCTCCTATCTGGATGGCAAAGGAAACCTGGCACCTCAAGGATCAG TGCCCAGTGCGGTGTCTTCACTGACGGATGACCTTCTCAAATATTACCAGCAAGTGACACGGGCTGTCCTGGGGGATGATCCACAGCTGATGAAG GTCGCCCTCCAGGACCTGCAGACAAACTCCAAGATCGCGGCACTCCTGCCTTACTTTGTTTATGTGGTCAGTGGG GTAAAATCTGTAAGCCACGACCTGGAGCAGCTGCACCGACTGCTGCAGGTGGCACGGAGCTTGATGCGGAACCCACACCTCTGCTTGGGGCCCTATGTCCGATCCCTGGTGGGCAGCGTGCTCTACTGTGTCTTGGAGCCGCTGGCCGCTTCCATCAACCCTTTGAATGACCACTGGACTCTTCGGGATGGGGCTGCTCTTCTACTCAGCCACATCTTCTG GACTCACGGGGACCTTGTAAGTGGCCTCTATCAACAGATTCTGCTCTCCCTGCAGAAGGTCCTGACAGACCCTGTTCGGCCTCTCTGTTCTCACTATGGGGCTGTGGTAGGGCTGCATGCTGTAGGCTGGAAG gCAGTAGAACTAGTCCTGTACCCACATCTGCCCACTTACTGGACAAACTTGCAGGCGGTGCTGGATGACTATTCGGTATCTAATGCCCAGGTGAAAGCGGATGGGCACAAAGTCTATGGAGCTATTCTG GTGGCCGTAGAGCGACTACTGAAGATGAAAGCCCAGGCAGCAGAGCCCAACCGCTGTGGTCTCGGCGGGAGAGGGTGCCATCGTGCCGAGGACCTGCCTTGGGACAGCCTTCTCCTGCAAGAGTCTCCTCCGGGGGGCGGTGCCGAAGCCGGCTTTGGGTCTGGTCTCTCCCTGCCGCCAGGAGGCGCCAGGCCAGAGGACCCTTCTTCCTTGACCCTGGCCGACATCTACCGAGAGTTGTACGCCTTCTTCGGTGACAGCCTGGCCACTCGCTTCGGCACTGGCCAGCCCGCGCCCACGACCCCGCGACCACCCGGAGACAAGAAGGAGCCAGTGGCCGCCCCAGACTCGGTGCGGAAAATGCCGCAGCTGACTGCTAGCGCCGTGGTGAGCCCGCAGGGGGACGAGAGCCCTCTCGGCGGGGGccccgcggccgccgccgccgccgcctcggaGAGCAGGCCGCTGCCGCGCGTGCACCGGGCGCGGGGCGCTCCTCGTCAGCAGGGTCCTGGCGCGGGAATGCGAGACGTCTTCCAGAAGAGCCGCTTTGCGCCCCGCGGTGCCCCTCACTTCCGTTTTATCATCGCCGGGCGTCAGGCCGGGCGGCGCTGCCGCGGGCGCCTCTTCCAGACTGCTTTTCCCGCGCCCTATGGACCCAGCCCAGCGTCCCGCTACGTGCAGAAGTTGCCCATGATCGGCCGCACCGGCCGCCCGGCTCGCCGCTGGGCGCTCTCGGACTATTCCCTGTACTTGCCACTGTGA
- the Tmem179b gene encoding transmembrane protein 179B gives MALRWLQRVELALFAAAFLCGAVAAAALTRTQGSFGGSCPLYGVAALNGSSLVLSSPSASSLCYFVAGASGLLALYCLLLLLFWVYSSCIEDSHRGSIGLRIALAISAVAIFLVLVSACILRFGTNSLCNSIISLNHTISCSEAQKISWTPPGTAVQFYSNLQNAETSSWVNLVLWCLVLMLQVMQCKSEAAPYRPQERGDPEWSSETDALVGQRLSHT, from the exons ATGGCGCTGCGCTGGTTGCAGCGAGTTGAGCTCGCGCTGTTTGCTGCCGCCTTCCTGTGCGGGGCCGTGGCGGCCGCGGCACTGACTAGGACCCAG GGCTCCTTCGGTGGTAGCTGTCCCTTGTATGGTGTGGCTGCCCTCAATGGCTCCTCTCTGGTCTTGTCAAGTCCCTCAGCCTCTTCCCTCTGCTACTTTGTAGCTGGGGCTTCAGGCCTCTTGGCCCTCTACTgccttctgcttctcctcttcTGGGTCTACAGCAGCTGCATCGAGGACTCTCACAG AGGTTCTATAGGGCTCCGAATTGCTTTGGCCATCTCAGCTGTAGCCATCTTCCTGGTCTTAGTGTCTGCCTGTATACTTCGATTTGGCACCAATTCTCTCTGCAATTCCATCATCTCCTTGAACCATACAATTAG CTGCTCTGAAGCCCAGAAAATCTCATGGACACCCCCTGGAACTGCTGTGCAGTTTTACTCCAATCTACAAAACGCCGAA ACCTCCTCTTGGGTGAATCTGGTATTGTGGTGTCTGGTCTTGATGCTCCAGGTCATGCAGTGCAAGTCTGAAGCCGCCCCATACCGGCCTCAGGAGAGGGGTGACCCAGAGTGGAGCTCTGAGACCGATGCTCTTGTTGGGCAACGCCTGTCTCACACCTGA